Proteins co-encoded in one Streptococcus pyogenes genomic window:
- a CDS encoding biotin transporter BioY codes for MFTTKELVKVAMMTTLIIILGFIPAIPLGFIPVPIVLQNLGVMLAGLMLGGKKGTLSVFLFLVIGLFLPVFSGSRTTIPVLMGPSAGYVIAYLLVPIVFSLLYRNWFSKSTPLAFLALLISGVVLVDVLGAIWLSAYTGMSLVTSLLSNLVFIPGDTIKAIIATIIAVKYKDSFLNTKQ; via the coding sequence ATGTTTACAACCAAAGAACTTGTTAAGGTGGCTATGATGACCACTTTGATTATTATTTTAGGCTTTATTCCTGCTATCCCGCTAGGCTTTATCCCAGTCCCTATTGTTTTACAAAACTTAGGTGTCATGTTGGCTGGATTGATGCTGGGTGGTAAAAAGGGAACCTTATCTGTTTTCTTATTTTTAGTGATTGGCCTTTTCTTACCTGTTTTCTCAGGCTCAAGAACAACCATTCCAGTATTGATGGGGCCATCTGCTGGCTATGTTATTGCCTACCTTCTTGTGCCTATTGTCTTTTCATTACTTTACCGCAATTGGTTCTCAAAAAGCACGCCATTAGCATTCCTAGCTCTTTTAATCTCAGGAGTTGTACTGGTTGATGTTCTGGGTGCTATCTGGTTGTCAGCCTACACTGGCATGTCTCTTGTGACATCGCTTTTATCAAACTTGGTCTTTATTCCAGGAGATACCATCAAAGCAATCATTGCGACCATTATCGCTGTTAAATACAAAGATAGTTTTTTGAATACAAAACAGTAA